Proteins encoded by one window of Leishmania infantum JPCM5 genome chromosome 32:
- a CDS encoding putative RNA guanylyltransferase: MSLNPNAPSFDPTAKPFIPSFLCSDPEQFVPPVYHPTPQFNPQLRSLAGAGAVSNDDVPLLSGFKRTSKPVTTAPAPSPENYETPNSIAAAGAKKSPTGLPGQATGGSGGPPMMWRSPSPMHRAAEAFPTRPMMNPNAAVPSAASMAVGAVQGGSRVNTAASLSSGMGADGSSERLDGDQPPILGWSSSSIRRPPSTGPSGSPLSLQQQQQQQQLQNAGARYTAPQPPPLSQSLPSAIPRSQDRSGQQLSGAPFFSSYGVYPHSVPGGSAPQLHSPAQGAPPSQRPLPQHQQPSFPQKVAPVLPRSAQERQAAAAAAAAAAAAANEGSRGASPNSLSASEAGNGAPVRIAAQEQRGPSPPMLPEPRSETVSQQHQQQQQQGQSVADSTTPGPRQATANPPVSALVPPRIASAPMARAIRVGAAGGSAAYSTAVAATTASPYSGPTRGMLSSNHVGAVSHLPRAPPTAAANQGATPIPSAGSSSGSPAPPTAPQPHVSPAPQSVSTAKPLSGPAPSTLTTTTPAPRPAPATSVAALSGWRPPQFGRKAAPTNSDPLIVMIFGCRGSGKTTQAENIAERYHLLHLSSGDMYKEGKQPFAEVEQAVKDNFGPDAKDRSYNGLVLDRFVATGEMDAYYLQAALNVCQLPVPLVFWLQVDPKEGLRRAQSRGDQKAGSDHWRYVEQRAQAEIADRVYKKIGVLHVIDCNALEARRVGDRIYSIIDGLFPKRSRNIRLPPATPVAGYDKFQLLDDYSDFQQLTKEVHAAIGNTSGRTDSAPLSSIGGYVDAGSFANRQECKRMSSMYVTLKVDGQRYLVVKHSHFGVLGFPFAFTGCYDFNVLFDPLMFANAFEMVGDRQEEANGIEWMLDAEMSTSAGESSQPQPLLHIIDYVYFGGKQAKRTPFFERYELLREWFRLMVQNSGEAGAYAAVVLKHYVPINELPKLLPRFEDAPFAVDGIVFQGNTIYKFGLDKFLLKWKPLQLCTADFRLMNGEKTEDGVTVFDLYTTENEQEVPFPGAVGVFTEMQMRAYQLRNSVVVELELADVVERAGPNGQPATQWVFHRLRVDKPRPNKTSVVESIVKLKHLTYQELIDHCRVLRFSGPNASSP; the protein is encoded by the coding sequence ATGAGCCTCAACCCCAACGCTCCATCGTTTGACCCGACGGCGAAGCCGTTCATTCCGTCCTTTCTGTGCAGCGACCCGGAACAGTTTGTGCCACCGGTGTaccaccccaccccgcaGTTCAacccgcagctgcggagcCTCGCCGGGGCCGGCGCTGTCAGTAACGACGATGTCCCGCTCCTCTCTGGTTTTAAGCGAACTAGCAAGCCGGTGACTAccgcgccggcaccgtcgccCGAAAACTACGAGACGCCAAACAGtatcgccgctgcaggcgccAAAAAGTCCCCCACCGGCTTACCCGGCCAGGCAACAGGGGGCAGCGGGGGGCCGCCGATGATGTGGCGGTCTCCGTCGCCGATGCACAGGGCGGCAGAGGCCTTTCCTACTCGGCCCATGATGAACCCCAACGCGGCCGTGCCGTCAGCTGCCTCGATGGCCGTCGGTGCCGTACAGGGTGGGAGCCGTGTGAACACGGCTGCGAGCCTCTCCAGTGGGATGGGGGCTGACGGGTCCTCGGAACGGCTTGACGGAGATCAGCCGCCGATTCTCGGGTGgtcttcctcctccatccgCCGCCCTCCATCAACGGGCCCGTCAGGGTccccgctgtcgctgcagcagcagcagcagcagcagcagctgcagaacgCCGGCGCTCGATAcaccgcgccgcagccgccgccgctgtctcAGTCACTTCCTTCGGCAATACCACGTTCGCAGGACCGCAGTGGACAGCAGCTGAGCGGCGCTCCCTTTTTTTCATCGTATGGTGTCTACCCTCATTCCGTtcctggcggcagcgccccgCAACTGCACTCCCCAGCCCAAGGAGCACCTCCCTCGCAACGCCCACTTCCGCAACACCAGCAGCCGTCGTTTCCACAAAAGGTTGCACCTGTGTTACCCCGGAGTGCCCAGGAGCgacaggcggcagcggcggcggcggcagcggcagcggcggcggccaacGAAGGGAGTCGAGGTGCATCCCCGAACAGTCTCAGTGCCAGTGAGGCGGGCAACGGTGCACCAGTTCGCATCGCCGCCCAAGAGCAGCGTGGCCCATCTCCGCCCATGTTGCCTGAGCCGCGCTCCGAGACTGTGTctcagcagcaccaacagcaacagcagcaaggACAGTCTGTGGCGGACTCTACCACTCCCGGTCCCCGCCAAGCGACAGCCAACCCTCCCGTTTCGGCGCTGGTACCCCCTCGAATTGCCTCGGCCCCAATGGCACGCGCCatccgcgtcggcgcggcaggcggcagcgcagcataTTCGACCGCAGTCGCAGCCACCACGGCATCACCGTATTCAGGACCCACCCGAGGAATGCTGTCATCGAACCATGTCGGTGCAGTATCGCACCTGCCGCGTGCACCGCCGACTGCCGCAGCGAACCAGGGTGCGACACCCATTCCAAGCGCAGGCAGCTCGAGCGGCAGcccagcaccgccgacggcgccgcagccgcacgtgtcgccggcgccgcagtctGTGAGTACGGCAAAACCCCTGAGCGGACCGGCACCTTCGacgctgacgacgacgacgccagcaccgcgccCTGCTCCGGCCACTAGCGTAGCAGCGCTCAGCGGGTGGCGACCCCCGCAGTTTGGCCGCAAGGCCGCCCCGACGAACAGCGACCCGCTGATCGTTATGATCTTTGGCTGCCGTGGGTCCGGGAAGACGACTCAGGCTGAGAACATTGCCGAGCGCTACCACTTGCTGCACCTCTCCTCGGGGGATATGTACAAGGAAGGCAAGCAACCCTtcgcggaggtggagcaggcCGTGAAGGACAACTTCGGTCCTGATGCAAAGGACCGCTCTTACAACGGCCTCGTTCTCGATCGCTTCGTCGCGACAGGGGAGATGGACGCCTACTATCTGCAAGCCGCGCTCAACGTGTGTCAGCTGCCGGTCCCTCTTGTCTTTTGGTTGCAAGTGGACCCCAAGGAAGGCTTGAGGCGCGCCCAGTCCCGCGGCGATCAAAAGGCCGGATCGGACCACTGGCGCTATGTGGAGCAGCGGGCCCAAGCGGAAATAGCAGATCGCGTGTACAAGAAGATTGGTGTCCTGCACGTCATTGACTGCAACGCGCTGGAAGCGCGTCGGGTCGGAGACCGTATTTACAGCATCATTGACGGCCTCTTCCCGAAGCGCAGCCGGAACATTCGCCTCCCGCCCGCCACGCCGGTCGCCGGCTACGACAAGTTCCAGCTTTTGGACGATTACAGCGATTTCCAGCAGCTTACCAAGGAGGTGCACGCAGCGATCGGCAACACGTCTGGCCGCACGGACAGCGCCCCGCTCTCTAGCATTGGCGGATACGTCGACGCCGGCTCGTTTGCGAACCGGCAGGAGTGCAAGCGGATGTCTTCCATGTACGTCACGTTGAAGGTGGATGGGCAGCGCTATCTGGTCGTGAAGCACTCGCACTTTGGCGTACTGGGTTTTCCGTTTGCCTTCACTGGCTGCTACGACTTCAACGTTCTCTTCGATCCGCTAATGTTTGCGAACGCGTTCGAAATGGTCGGCGACAGGCAGGAAGAGGCGAACGGGATCGAGTGGATGCTCGATGCGGAGAtgagcaccagcgccggcgagTCGAGCCAGCCTCAGCCGCTGCTACACATTATCGACTACGTGTACTTTGGCGGCAAGCAGGCCAAGCGCACGCCGTTCTTCGAGCGCTACGAGCTCTTGCGGGAGTGGTTCCGGTTGATGGTACAGAATAGCGGCGAGGCCGGAGCCTACGCGGCTGTAGTGCTGAAACACTACGTCCCCATCAACGAGCtgccgaagctgctgccCCGCTTCGAGGATGCGCCGTTCGCGGTGGATGGGATTGTCTTTCAGGGCAACACAATTTACAAGTTTGGGCTAGACAAGTTCCTCTTGAAGTggaagccgctgcagctgtgcacgGCTGACTTTAGACTCATGAACGGAGAGAAGACCGAAGATGGGGTCACGGTTTTCGACCTCTACACAACTGAGAACGAACAGGAGGTCCCCTTTCCAGGGGCCGTTGGGGTCTTCACAGAGATGCAGATGCGCGCTTACCAGCTGCGCAACAGCGTGGTCGTGGAACTAGAACTGGCCGACGTTGTCGAAAGAGCGGGTCCCAACGGGCAGCCGGCGACGCAGTGGGTGTTCCACCGTCTGCGTGTCGACAAGCCGCGCCCCAACAAGACTTCTGTTGTCGAGAGCATCGTGAAGCTGAAGCACCTCACATACCAGGAGCTGATCGATCACTGCAGGGTGCTGCGTTTCAGTGGACCCAACGCCTCTTCGCCCTAG